The Algoriphagus sanaruensis genome window below encodes:
- a CDS encoding RagB/SusD family nutrient uptake outer membrane protein, whose amino-acid sequence MKNFKLKFGALLASTAMMVAVSCSDEFLDVPPVGQLSENQLSSLAGLDASLIAAYSQVNGRGNRLGSPSNWVWGSIRGGEANKGTDPGDFSTINPIQRYENNAAGGEMGSKYNVCYEGIARANNVLRLIEKAGADVTDADKKRLSSQARFLRAHFYFELARLYNRTPYVDETVDYGSGLEEVKNDKDLWPFIIADFEYAIANLPATQPQVGRVNAWAAKSYLGKVYMYTKEYSKAKTLFDDVIANGVTSNGLKYDLVSYYDDMFRAANDNHQESVWAYQSAANTGSVLNANPEFDLNFPYNTGPAGPGNCCGFFQPSFTFVNAFRTSAQGLPLLDKSYNSPANEVKNDMGLASGAAFTPDAGSLDPRLDHTVGRRGIPYLDWQDHPGQAWIRNQPNAGPYSPKKYVYARSEQGSYQDNSSWTPGYTGINFMIIRFADILLLAAEAEIEVGSLEKAREYVNRVRTRAMNSKLKREDGSDAANYVIGLYNDAWTSADTARLAVRHERLLELGMEGHRFFDLQRWGTAQAELDFYLAYDAVKLPAALGGAKYTDQYKWVPIPQDQIDLVGTDILTQNPGF is encoded by the coding sequence TTCTCAAGTTAACGGTCGTGGTAACAGATTAGGGTCTCCTTCCAACTGGGTTTGGGGGAGTATCAGAGGGGGAGAGGCTAACAAAGGCACTGACCCTGGAGACTTTAGTACGATTAACCCAATTCAGCGATATGAAAACAACGCTGCGGGTGGGGAAATGGGATCAAAATACAATGTTTGTTACGAAGGTATTGCCAGAGCAAACAATGTTTTGAGACTAATTGAAAAAGCTGGTGCTGATGTAACAGATGCTGACAAAAAGAGATTGTCTTCTCAAGCAAGATTCTTGAGAGCTCATTTCTACTTCGAATTGGCTAGACTTTACAATAGAACTCCTTATGTAGACGAAACCGTAGATTACGGATCTGGTCTTGAAGAAGTTAAAAATGATAAGGATTTATGGCCATTTATCATTGCTGATTTCGAATATGCTATTGCAAATCTTCCAGCTACACAGCCTCAAGTAGGTCGTGTAAATGCTTGGGCTGCAAAGTCATATTTGGGTAAAGTTTACATGTACACTAAAGAGTATTCCAAGGCTAAAACCCTATTTGATGATGTAATCGCTAACGGTGTTACCTCAAATGGCTTGAAGTACGATTTAGTTTCTTACTATGATGACATGTTCCGTGCTGCAAATGATAACCACCAAGAGTCTGTTTGGGCTTATCAGTCTGCTGCAAACACTGGATCTGTATTGAATGCTAACCCTGAGTTTGACTTGAACTTCCCTTACAATACTGGTCCTGCTGGTCCAGGTAACTGTTGCGGATTCTTCCAGCCAAGCTTTACTTTCGTAAACGCATTCAGAACTTCTGCTCAAGGACTTCCTTTGTTGGACAAATCTTACAATAGCCCTGCTAATGAAGTGAAGAACGATATGGGTTTAGCTTCAGGTGCTGCATTTACTCCTGATGCTGGAAGCCTTGACCCTCGTTTGGATCATACAGTAGGTAGAAGAGGCATTCCTTATTTGGATTGGCAAGACCACCCAGGTCAAGCTTGGATTCGTAACCAACCAAATGCTGGACCTTACTCTCCTAAGAAGTATGTTTATGCTAGATCTGAGCAAGGTTCTTACCAAGATAACTCTTCTTGGACCCCTGGTTATACCGGTATCAACTTCATGATCATTCGTTTTGCTGATATCCTTCTTTTAGCTGCTGAAGCTGAAATCGAAGTTGGGTCTTTGGAAAAAGCGAGAGAATATGTTAACCGTGTAAGAACAAGAGCAATGAACTCCAAGCTTAAGAGAGAAGATGGTTCTGATGCTGCTAATTATGTAATTGGTCTTTATAATGATGCTTGGACAAGCGCCGACACTGCTAGATTGGCTGTTCGTCATGAGCGTTTGCTTGAATTGGGAATGGAAGGACATCGTTTCTTCGATCTTCAGCGTTGGGGAACTGCTCAAGCTGAATTGGATTTCTATTTAGCATATGATGCCGTGAAGCTTCCTGCTGCACTTGGTGGTGCAAAATATACTGATCAATACAAGTGGGTTCCAATTCCTCAGGATCAAATTGACCTTGTAGGAACGGATATCCTTACTCAAAATCCTGGCTTCTAA